From one Micromonospora siamensis genomic stretch:
- a CDS encoding GNAT family N-acetyltransferase — MTDVLFREATRADLPAVIALLADDVLGKARDLTEVDDAYERAFADITADPRNQLIVADRGGELVGCMQVTYIPGLGRHGAERSLIESVRVRSDLRGQGLGREMMAWAVDQARRRGCALVQLTTDKTRADAHRFYRGLGFVASHQGMKLAL, encoded by the coding sequence ATGACCGATGTGCTGTTCCGGGAGGCGACCCGGGCCGACCTGCCCGCCGTCATCGCCCTGCTCGCCGACGACGTGCTGGGCAAGGCCCGCGACCTCACCGAGGTCGACGACGCGTACGAGCGGGCCTTCGCCGACATCACCGCCGACCCGCGCAACCAGTTGATCGTCGCCGACCGGGGCGGCGAGCTGGTCGGGTGCATGCAGGTCACCTACATCCCGGGGTTGGGCCGGCACGGCGCGGAGCGGTCCCTGATCGAGTCGGTACGGGTCCGGTCGGACCTGCGGGGGCAGGGCCTGGGCCGGGAGATGATGGCGTGGGCGGTCGACCAGGCCCGGCGGCGGGGTTGCGCGCTGGTGCAGCTCACCACGGACAAGACCCGCGCCGACGCGCACCGTTTCTACCGGGGCCTCGGCTTCGTGGCCAGCCACCAGGGGATGAAGCTGGCGCTCTGA
- a CDS encoding GNAT family N-acetyltransferase, translated as MTVETIIAPAGVDDAGEILTVQRAAYLVEAQRYADPFLPPLTETLDEVVAALTDPAVVVLAARRGDRLVGSVRGRADGEVVHVGRLAVAPDQQGRGVGGALLAALESAYAGRVARFALFTGADSADNLRLYHRTGYRVVGHRPDPNGIRLALLEKPAVSPARSDA; from the coding sequence GTGACCGTCGAGACGATCATCGCCCCGGCCGGTGTCGACGACGCCGGCGAGATCCTCACCGTGCAGCGGGCCGCGTACCTGGTCGAGGCGCAGCGCTACGCCGACCCGTTCCTTCCGCCGTTGACCGAGACCCTGGACGAGGTGGTCGCCGCGCTGACCGACCCGGCCGTCGTGGTGCTGGCCGCCCGGCGCGGCGACCGGCTGGTCGGCTCGGTCCGGGGCCGGGCCGACGGGGAGGTGGTCCACGTCGGCCGGCTCGCCGTGGCGCCCGACCAGCAGGGCCGGGGGGTGGGCGGTGCGCTGCTGGCCGCCCTGGAGTCCGCGTACGCCGGCCGGGTGGCCCGCTTCGCGCTCTTCACCGGCGCCGACAGCGCGGACAACCTGCGGCTCTATCACCGGACCGGTTACCGGGTGGTCGGCCATCGGCCGGACCCGAACGGGATCCGGCTGGCGCTGCTGGAGAAGCCGGCGGTCAGCCCTGCTCGCAGCGACGCTTGA
- a CDS encoding ABC transporter ATP-binding protein codes for MTVTADTAGVPDLATLQRRAAQRAAERAGGQDRLRGHIVCDGLVRIFKTEGIEVFALQGLDLVIDRGELVAIVGASGSGKSTLLNILSGLDTPTAGIARVADYDLLSLSNRKRLSYRREVVGFVWQQTGRNLLPYLTARENVELPMKLAGRMGGSRARRERARELLDLVGVGHCADRRPGQMSGGEQQRCAVAVAVANDPEVLFADEPTGELDEATGAEVFAALRTINAELGVTIVVVTHDHAVAGQVRRTVAIRDGRTASEVRRTARLDADGNTELVSEEYAVLDRTGRMQLPVAFVDALSLRDRVRLNLEPDHVEVRPGADGRQEQGSAE; via the coding sequence ATGACAGTCACCGCCGACACGGCCGGCGTACCCGATCTGGCCACTCTGCAACGACGGGCCGCGCAGCGGGCCGCGGAACGGGCCGGTGGGCAGGACCGGCTGCGCGGGCACATCGTCTGCGACGGTCTGGTCCGCATCTTCAAGACCGAGGGGATCGAGGTCTTCGCCCTCCAGGGACTCGACCTGGTGATCGACCGCGGTGAGCTGGTCGCCATCGTGGGCGCCTCCGGCTCCGGCAAGTCGACGTTGCTGAACATCCTGTCCGGACTGGACACCCCGACCGCCGGTATCGCCCGGGTCGCCGACTACGACCTGCTGTCGCTGTCGAACCGCAAGCGGCTGTCGTACCGGCGGGAGGTGGTGGGTTTCGTCTGGCAGCAGACCGGCCGCAACCTGCTGCCGTACCTGACCGCGCGGGAGAACGTGGAGCTGCCGATGAAGCTGGCCGGGCGGATGGGCGGCTCACGGGCCCGGCGGGAACGGGCCCGGGAACTGCTCGACCTGGTCGGCGTCGGACACTGCGCCGACCGTCGGCCGGGGCAGATGAGCGGCGGTGAGCAGCAGCGCTGCGCGGTGGCCGTGGCGGTGGCCAACGACCCCGAGGTGCTCTTCGCCGACGAGCCGACCGGCGAGCTGGACGAGGCGACCGGCGCCGAGGTCTTCGCGGCGCTGCGGACCATCAACGCCGAGCTGGGCGTCACCATCGTCGTGGTCACCCACGACCACGCCGTGGCCGGCCAGGTGCGCCGGACCGTCGCCATCCGTGACGGCCGGACCGCCTCGGAGGTACGCCGGACCGCGCGTCTGGACGCCGACGGCAACACCGAACTGGTCAGTGAGGAGTACGCGGTGCTGGACCGGACCGGCCGGATGCAGTTGCCGGTGGCCTTCGTCGACGCGCTGTCGTTGCGCGACCGGGTCCGGCTGAACCTGGAGCCGGATCACGTGGAGGTCCGGCCGGGCGCCGACGGCCGGCAGGAGCAGGGGAGTGCGGAATGA
- a CDS encoding ATP-dependent DNA ligase has translation MELPITPPVEPMLAKSVPRLPTADGMTYEPKWDGFRLIIFRDGDEVELASRGGKTMTRYFPEVVEQARRQLPERSAVDGELIVIRRDGPGGQPRLDFELLAQRIHPAASRVKLLAETTPADFVAFDLLALDDEALLDQPYPVRRARLEAALAGVRPPVHVTQVTTDPETARRWFDVFEGAGLDGLIAKPADLPYEPGKRLMFKVKHARTADVVVAGFRWHKSGPVVGSLLLGLYDEAGVLHHIGVSSSFTAARRKELLTELEPYRDVGSDHPWVHGDHERGQRIPGGVSRWTGTKNLEWEPLRPELVAEVGYDAMEGDRLRHTAQFVRWRPDRDPRSCGYDQLDRPIRYDVDEVLRGDPAATVEPTPGR, from the coding sequence GTGGAGCTGCCGATCACCCCGCCGGTCGAGCCGATGCTGGCCAAGAGCGTGCCCCGCCTGCCCACCGCCGACGGCATGACCTACGAGCCGAAGTGGGACGGCTTCCGCCTCATCATCTTCCGCGACGGCGACGAGGTCGAGCTGGCCAGCCGGGGCGGCAAGACGATGACCCGCTACTTCCCCGAGGTGGTCGAGCAGGCCCGCCGGCAGCTGCCGGAGCGGAGCGCGGTCGACGGCGAGCTGATCGTGATCCGGCGGGACGGTCCCGGCGGCCAGCCCCGGCTCGACTTCGAGCTGCTCGCCCAGCGGATCCACCCGGCCGCCTCCCGGGTGAAACTGCTCGCCGAGACCACGCCGGCCGACTTCGTCGCCTTCGACCTGCTCGCCCTCGACGACGAGGCGCTGCTCGACCAGCCGTACCCGGTCCGGCGGGCCCGGCTGGAGGCGGCGCTCGCCGGGGTGCGTCCACCGGTGCACGTCACCCAGGTGACCACCGACCCGGAGACGGCCCGCCGCTGGTTCGACGTCTTCGAGGGGGCCGGGCTCGACGGGCTGATCGCCAAGCCGGCCGACCTGCCGTACGAGCCGGGCAAGCGGCTGATGTTCAAGGTCAAGCACGCCCGCACCGCCGACGTGGTGGTGGCCGGCTTCCGCTGGCACAAGTCCGGCCCGGTGGTGGGTTCGCTGCTGCTCGGCCTCTACGACGAGGCCGGGGTGCTGCACCACATCGGGGTCAGCTCGTCGTTCACCGCGGCCCGCCGCAAGGAGCTGCTCACCGAGTTGGAGCCGTACCGCGACGTCGGCAGCGACCACCCCTGGGTGCACGGCGACCACGAGCGGGGGCAGCGGATCCCGGGCGGGGTCAGCCGGTGGACCGGCACGAAGAACCTGGAGTGGGAGCCGCTGCGGCCGGAGCTGGTCGCCGAGGTCGGCTACGACGCGATGGAGGGCGACCGGTTGCGGCACACCGCGCAGTTCGTCCGCTGGCGGCCCGACCGGGATCCCCGCTCCTGCGGCTACGACCAGCTCGACCGCCCGATCCGCTACGACGTCGACGAGGTCCTGCGCGGGGACCCCGCGGCGACCGTGGAGCCGACGCCGGGCCGGTAG
- a CDS encoding FtsX-like permease family protein: MGPFGVVRRVRAFGGYFLLLGVLALVTAFLASGVPRMTNRLGQDGLTGYLTAQPAAKRDLTFRGNQVTAADGVSMTDLRRENLDLLPRQLPAPVRGALGQRWYEADTAPVEAKGPDLTARNLKVELTVRATPGAEQATTMADGRWPGRAADRDAPVELALATDTAAKLNLRVGSRLRLSRIGPQPDPEPVTAVVVGLFTPRDRGDGIWDGLPQTLQVVEPAGESGPFGLVGLTDPSYLDRLVARGWVGRFSWRYRLDPQRIDVRELDQVIDGIRVTQRKPPRGTEFTQGADELLSRFDDTLDAARTLLAVIAAGVLATLAGLVALAAALAVRRRRGEFALIRARGGGVASGPGRSLAEALLVVPLAAVAGWLLGTLVPGAPGSSLPLTLTAAVVITVALPVATLAVAGPDGRRDLVRMRPGARRLTVEVFLLGLAVLAAVLLRRRGLVPGTVDPLLVTVPVLLAVAAAVLALRLYPWPLLLASRIATRTRGTVAFLGTARAGRSGVGVPLVVVVVAIATAAFCGVLASGVGASRDRAVTRGVPADALILGARLAPDTGAALQRSPGVRAATPLILSPTQRLATDEVGTDARLDDVTVLVLDGAGFAEVARGSGVDVTVPDVLRGGRADTGPVPAVVSPLLAEELADARLDSVFVPVEGRRHPFRVAATAADFPLVDTGRYVVLPWSALATDDREALVPTGFLVAGDDLDAGELTRIGNEGQRRYQFGSPVVGKEPPRDVTVRTWAAEREGLGRNGANALLAFAFAAGAVGGTLFGLIAIAFTVLAGARSRGQVLSRLRTLGLSRGQGRGLLLVELVPLVAVAVLTGAVTGALLPLLLTPLLGLSAFTGGVPVRVAFEPGLVAGAVLVAAVALAFAVAVEAVNNRRLRLGEALRLGEESAE, translated from the coding sequence ATGGGACCGTTCGGGGTGGTCCGGCGGGTCCGGGCCTTCGGTGGCTACTTCCTGCTGCTCGGGGTGCTGGCGCTGGTGACCGCGTTCCTCGCCAGCGGCGTGCCGAGGATGACCAACCGGCTCGGCCAGGACGGGCTGACCGGTTACCTCACCGCCCAGCCGGCAGCCAAGCGGGACCTCACCTTCCGCGGCAACCAGGTCACCGCCGCCGACGGGGTGTCGATGACCGATCTGCGGCGGGAGAACCTTGACCTGCTGCCCCGGCAGCTGCCCGCGCCGGTGCGGGGCGCCCTCGGCCAGCGCTGGTACGAGGCCGACACCGCGCCGGTCGAGGCCAAGGGACCGGACCTCACCGCGCGGAACCTGAAGGTCGAGCTGACCGTTCGCGCGACGCCCGGCGCTGAGCAGGCCACCACCATGGCGGACGGGCGCTGGCCGGGCCGCGCGGCCGACCGGGACGCCCCGGTCGAGCTGGCGCTGGCCACCGACACCGCCGCGAAGCTGAACCTGCGGGTCGGCAGCCGGCTGCGGCTGAGCCGGATCGGCCCGCAGCCCGACCCGGAGCCGGTGACCGCCGTCGTGGTCGGCCTGTTCACGCCCCGGGACCGGGGTGACGGGATCTGGGACGGCCTGCCGCAGACCCTTCAGGTGGTCGAGCCGGCCGGCGAGTCCGGGCCGTTCGGGCTGGTCGGGTTGACCGACCCGTCCTACCTGGACCGGCTGGTCGCGCGGGGATGGGTCGGCCGGTTCAGCTGGCGGTACCGGCTCGACCCGCAGCGGATCGACGTCCGCGAGCTGGACCAGGTGATCGACGGCATCCGCGTGACCCAGCGCAAGCCGCCGCGCGGCACCGAGTTCACCCAGGGCGCGGACGAACTGCTCAGCCGCTTCGATGACACCCTAGACGCCGCCCGTACCCTGCTCGCGGTGATCGCCGCCGGGGTGCTGGCCACCCTGGCCGGCCTGGTCGCCCTCGCGGCCGCGCTGGCCGTCCGCCGCCGGCGCGGCGAGTTCGCGCTGATCCGGGCCCGCGGCGGCGGGGTGGCCAGCGGTCCGGGGCGCAGCCTCGCCGAGGCGCTGCTGGTGGTGCCGCTCGCCGCCGTCGCCGGCTGGCTGCTCGGCACCCTGGTGCCCGGCGCCCCGGGCAGCAGCCTCCCGCTCACCCTGACCGCAGCCGTCGTCATCACCGTCGCGCTGCCGGTCGCCACGCTGGCCGTGGCCGGCCCGGACGGCCGGCGGGACCTGGTCCGGATGCGGCCGGGGGCCCGGCGGCTCACCGTGGAGGTGTTCCTGCTCGGTCTGGCGGTCCTCGCCGCCGTCCTGCTGCGCCGGCGCGGCCTGGTGCCGGGCACGGTGGACCCGCTGCTGGTCACCGTGCCGGTGCTGCTCGCCGTCGCGGCGGCGGTGCTCGCCCTGCGGCTCTATCCGTGGCCGCTGTTGCTGGCCAGCCGGATCGCCACCCGGACCCGGGGCACGGTGGCCTTCCTGGGCACCGCGCGGGCGGGCCGCTCCGGGGTCGGCGTACCCCTGGTCGTGGTGGTGGTGGCGATCGCCACCGCGGCCTTCTGTGGGGTGCTGGCCAGCGGCGTCGGGGCCAGCCGGGACCGGGCGGTGACCCGGGGCGTACCCGCCGACGCGCTGATCCTGGGGGCCCGGCTCGCCCCGGACACCGGTGCGGCACTGCAACGCTCGCCCGGGGTACGCGCGGCCACCCCGCTGATCCTCAGCCCCACCCAACGGCTGGCCACCGACGAGGTGGGCACCGACGCCCGGCTCGACGACGTGACGGTGCTGGTGCTGGACGGGGCCGGGTTCGCCGAGGTGGCCCGCGGCTCCGGCGTCGACGTGACCGTGCCGGACGTTCTGCGCGGCGGCCGCGCCGACACCGGGCCGGTGCCCGCGGTGGTGTCCCCGCTGCTCGCCGAGGAACTCGCCGACGCTCGGCTCGACTCCGTGTTCGTACCCGTGGAGGGCCGGCGACATCCGTTCCGGGTCGCCGCCACGGCTGCCGACTTCCCGCTCGTCGACACCGGACGGTACGTGGTCCTGCCCTGGTCGGCGCTGGCCACCGACGACCGGGAGGCACTGGTCCCGACCGGCTTCCTGGTCGCCGGGGACGACCTGGACGCGGGCGAGCTGACCCGGATCGGCAACGAGGGGCAGCGGCGCTACCAGTTCGGCAGCCCGGTGGTCGGCAAGGAACCGCCCCGCGACGTCACGGTCCGCACGTGGGCCGCCGAGCGGGAGGGGCTGGGTCGCAACGGCGCCAACGCCCTGCTGGCCTTCGCGTTCGCCGCCGGGGCCGTCGGGGGCACGCTGTTCGGCCTGATCGCGATCGCCTTCACGGTGCTGGCCGGGGCGCGGTCCCGCGGCCAGGTGCTGTCCCGGCTGCGCACCCTCGGGCTGTCCCGGGGGCAGGGCCGCGGGCTGCTGCTGGTGGAGCTGGTGCCGTTGGTGGCGGTCGCGGTGCTCACCGGTGCGGTGACCGGCGCGCTGCTGCCGCTGCTGCTCACCCCGTTGCTGGGGCTGTCCGCGTTCACCGGCGGGGTGCCGGTGCGGGTGGCCTTCGAACCCGGCCTGGTGGCGGGCGCGGTGCTGGTCGCCGCGGTCGCCCTGGCCTTCGCCGTCGCGGTCGAGGCCGTGAACAACCGTCGGCTGCGCCTCGGTGAGGCGCTCCGGCTCGGAGAGGAGAGCGCGGAATGA
- a CDS encoding ABC transporter ATP-binding protein yields the protein MSEQVAVRDSGLPVVEDVVRVEGVSRSFGRGEHAVHAVREVSFTARRGELVVVRGRSGAGKTTLLNLIGGLDRPNSGRVRVAGHDVTAAGERELLELRRGTIGFVFQTFGLVPILSAAENVGVPLRLARVPAAEREQRVAVLLELVGLGGQARQRPYELSGGQQQRVAVARALANEPALLIADEPTGQLDSETGRSIMDLLRAVVHARGMTALVATHDPALIELADRTLTLRDGRLTAD from the coding sequence ATGAGCGAGCAGGTGGCGGTCCGCGACAGCGGCCTGCCGGTGGTCGAGGACGTGGTCCGGGTGGAGGGGGTGAGCCGCAGCTTCGGCCGCGGCGAGCACGCGGTGCACGCCGTACGCGAGGTGTCGTTCACGGCCCGGCGGGGCGAGCTGGTGGTGGTCCGGGGCCGGTCGGGTGCGGGCAAGACCACCCTGCTCAACCTGATCGGCGGACTGGACCGGCCGAACTCGGGTCGGGTCCGGGTGGCCGGCCACGACGTGACCGCCGCCGGTGAACGGGAGCTGCTGGAGCTGCGCCGGGGCACGATCGGTTTCGTGTTCCAGACCTTCGGCCTGGTGCCGATCCTGTCGGCGGCGGAGAACGTCGGGGTTCCGCTGCGGCTGGCCCGGGTGCCGGCGGCCGAACGGGAGCAACGGGTGGCGGTGCTGCTGGAGCTGGTGGGGCTGGGCGGACAGGCGCGGCAGCGACCGTACGAGCTCTCCGGCGGCCAGCAGCAGCGGGTGGCGGTGGCCCGCGCCCTGGCCAACGAGCCGGCGCTGCTGATCGCCGACGAGCCGACCGGCCAGCTCGACTCGGAGACCGGGCGCTCCATCATGGACCTGCTGCGCGCGGTGGTGCACGCCCGGGGGATGACCGCGCTGGTCGCCACCCACGACCCGGCCCTGATCGAGCTGGCCGACCGCACCCTGACCCTGCGCGACGGCCGCCTGACCGCCGACTGA
- a CDS encoding alpha/beta hydrolase, protein MRRVRLTLAGLTAAALVAAGCTLPAFAPETEGAGPAAAPGTTPTWRPCPEIPDELVGRGAPGMRYDCAKVAVPRDWGTGGAGATAGPGAGETFEIALIRARSTRQRDRIGSLVINPGGPGASGVDTAVYLSFGSAFGGLPASVTDRFDIVGFDPRGVARSSPVKCISDAELDTSFGFDPDPQSQRSFDDFVALNQRIGRGCGDKYGDQLPLYGTEQAARDMDAVRAAVGDDKLTYLGYSYGTLLGATYAQLYPQRVRALVLDGAVDPQQKLVAGSESQARGFERAFDNFDRWCAANAGRCPIAPDARAAVTTAIDKAKVSPVRGADGREATSGWVFYAVISSLYTETGWQELAKAIDELQGGDPTEVFKLADAYAGRGEDGHYTNLFDANLAVNCADETEKPSRERIRQLQSQWREKYPLFGPSLAVGMLGCVEWPGQRDPYPTGKAVGAPPILVVGTTGDPATPYEQTPALASMLGVGRVLTWEGEGHTAYPQTGCITDAVDAYLISLTVPRQGLRCPAR, encoded by the coding sequence ATCCGCCGGGTCCGGCTCACCCTCGCCGGGCTCACCGCCGCGGCGCTGGTCGCTGCTGGCTGCACCCTGCCGGCGTTCGCGCCGGAGACCGAGGGGGCGGGTCCGGCGGCGGCGCCCGGCACCACGCCGACCTGGCGGCCCTGCCCGGAGATCCCCGACGAGCTGGTCGGCCGGGGCGCACCGGGGATGCGGTACGACTGCGCGAAGGTGGCCGTGCCCCGGGACTGGGGCACCGGCGGCGCCGGGGCCACCGCCGGCCCGGGCGCCGGGGAGACCTTCGAGATCGCCCTGATCCGGGCCCGGTCGACCAGGCAGCGGGACCGGATCGGCTCGCTGGTGATCAATCCCGGCGGGCCGGGGGCGTCCGGTGTGGACACCGCCGTCTATCTCTCCTTCGGTTCGGCGTTCGGCGGGCTGCCCGCCTCGGTCACCGACCGGTTCGACATCGTGGGCTTCGACCCGCGCGGGGTGGCCCGGTCCAGCCCGGTGAAGTGCATCTCGGACGCCGAGCTCGACACCAGCTTCGGTTTCGACCCCGATCCGCAGAGCCAGCGGTCCTTCGACGACTTCGTGGCGCTCAACCAGCGCATCGGTCGGGGCTGCGGCGACAAGTACGGCGACCAGCTGCCGCTCTACGGCACGGAGCAGGCGGCCCGGGACATGGACGCCGTCCGGGCCGCGGTGGGGGACGACAAGCTCACCTACCTCGGTTACTCCTACGGCACCCTGCTCGGGGCCACCTACGCGCAGCTCTATCCGCAGCGGGTGCGCGCCCTGGTGCTCGACGGGGCGGTGGATCCGCAGCAGAAGCTGGTGGCCGGTTCGGAGAGCCAGGCCCGGGGCTTCGAGCGGGCCTTCGACAACTTCGACCGGTGGTGCGCCGCGAACGCCGGCCGCTGCCCGATCGCGCCGGACGCCCGGGCCGCCGTCACCACGGCGATCGACAAGGCGAAGGTGTCGCCGGTGCGGGGCGCCGACGGCCGTGAGGCGACCTCGGGGTGGGTCTTCTACGCCGTGATCTCCTCCCTCTACACGGAGACGGGCTGGCAGGAGCTGGCCAAGGCGATCGACGAGTTGCAGGGCGGCGACCCGACGGAGGTGTTCAAGCTCGCCGACGCGTACGCCGGTCGGGGCGAGGACGGCCACTACACCAACCTCTTCGACGCCAACCTCGCGGTGAACTGCGCCGACGAGACCGAGAAGCCGAGCCGGGAGCGGATCCGCCAGTTGCAGTCGCAGTGGCGCGAGAAGTACCCGCTCTTCGGTCCGTCGTTGGCGGTGGGGATGCTGGGCTGTGTCGAGTGGCCCGGGCAGCGGGACCCGTACCCGACCGGCAAGGCGGTCGGTGCGCCGCCGATCCTGGTCGTGGGCACCACCGGTGACCCGGCGACGCCGTACGAGCAGACCCCGGCGTTGGCCTCGATGCTCGGTGTGGGCCGGGTGCTGACCTGGGAGGGTGAGGGGCACACGGCCTACCCGCAGACCGGCTGCATCACCGACGCCGTCGATGCGTACCTGATCTCGTTGACCGTTCCCCGGCAGGGGCTGCGCTGCCCGGCCCGGTGA
- a CDS encoding SRPBCC family protein, producing MRYEATSEVAAAQERIWAVTVDVERWAEWTPSVTRARRLDSGPFAVGSTARIEQPRLRPAVWQVTELVEPHYFRWVSRSPGVRTLAEHRLEPLPDGRVRVVLSAELTGPLARLVGRFGGGLFQRYLRLEADGLKRRCEQG from the coding sequence ATGCGGTACGAGGCGACGTCCGAGGTGGCCGCGGCGCAGGAGCGGATCTGGGCGGTGACCGTCGACGTGGAGCGCTGGGCGGAGTGGACGCCCTCGGTCACCCGGGCCCGCCGGCTGGACTCCGGTCCGTTCGCCGTCGGCTCGACGGCCCGGATCGAGCAGCCCCGGCTGCGACCCGCGGTCTGGCAGGTCACCGAGCTGGTCGAGCCGCACTACTTCAGGTGGGTCTCGCGCAGCCCGGGCGTGCGCACCCTCGCCGAGCACCGGCTGGAGCCGCTGCCCGACGGCCGGGTGCGGGTGGTGCTGAGCGCCGAGCTGACCGGTCCGCTGGCCCGGCTGGTCGGCCGGTTCGGCGGCGGGCTGTTCCAGCGCTACCTGCGACTGGAGGCCGACGGCCTCAAGCGTCGCTGCGAGCAGGGCTGA